The region TGAAGGAAGCCATAGGAAGTGAGGTGTACACAACTAACCGTAACCTGTTTCGGCACTATTGGTGGGTGAGCGTGCAAAATAGCGCGAAGCCCAATACTTAGTCAGACTAATAGTGTGTTTGAGGGTGGAATACCTTATAGGGAGCCAGTGCAGTAACTGGGGAAGCCTGGCATCAGTTCCAGTGATAAGGGCTGGAGGCATTATCCCAAGAGGTGACTCAAGGGAAATGTTGGTGTGAGGTGGCAGATGAATCCGTAGTAGTGAGTAAGGCTCGGCCTGTGAAGCCCAGTAATGGTGTGGAGGATAAAACCAAGCTGACCATCAGCATCAAGTCTGGTGGAGTATTAAGTTGCCAAAAGCGCTTAATATTGCGAAGGGAGGAAGCGTGCTTTAAGTCTGTAATGAGCAGATGTTTTTTTTTCAGAGGTACACAAGTCGATTCGCTATCGAAGTCTTTTTGAACTGGTCACCTTAGGAGTAAGGCTCTGGCTTAAGAAACTGTACAAGGGAGTAGTTTTGTCACTGTTTAGTAGATTGCCATTGCGCTAGAACGCTAAGCAACAAAGTGAAATAGACCGACTTTGAGGAAGTCATATCCGTCCCCATACAGCACACATATCAGTGAGGAATATGCGAGTTTATCACAGTTTATACGGGCAACTTCTGAGTAAAGAGAAGCTGTATAAAGGATTTAGAAGAGTGTGGAAAGCCAAAGGCGCGGCCGGCATAGACAGGCAGAGCCTAAGCGACTTCGCCTCAAATCTGAGTGATAACCTCGATCAACTTCTTCATGAACTCAGCACTAAGCAATATCAAGCTCAGCCAGTCAGGCGGGTTGAGATCCCCAAAGAGGATGGCGGCGTGAGATTGCTTGGTATTCCAACTATTAGGGATAGAGTCGTTCAACAAACCCTAAACGATCTACTTAACCTCAGATCGGTTTAACGGAACACTGAAATCGTATTGAATTCAGCTGATGTAATATTGAGTTGTGGCTTATTCTCTTTGAGTTGATAGGCCACTAAACCACCTATCACATTAAGCATGAAACCATGTACACTGCGGTGTCGTGTATGTTCTATTTGTGAGATGTTTTTTAACTGATCATTGATTGTTTCGATAATAAATCGTCTAGAAAGCATGGCTCTATCCCATAGCGATAAAGCTTTTTCTTTCATATCCTTACGCACGTTATTAATGATAGTCACTCCACTCTCTAATAGGTCGCTTGCTAACGCTTTTCCAATATATCCTTTATCCGCATAAAGTTTATCCATTGATTCAACGACCATCTCTTTTACTGGTTTCGTGTCATGCACATTCGCTGGTGTTATTTTGGCTGCAACGATACCACCTTGATGGTTCACAATAAGATGAAGTTTAAAACCATAGAACCAGCCCATCGTACCTTTTCCTCGGCTAGCGAGAGCTGATAAGGTTTTATGTCTTGGAATTCGTAAATTATGACAGACTTTAATGCTCGTTGAATCAACGAACTCGATGCCTGTAGGTTCGCTTTTTAAAGAAGAAAAATAACTGCACATTGGGATAACGGCACTAGGCATGACCTCGAGAAATCGAGTGTAACTGAGTAAGTTTGGAAAGTCAGATTTGTAGAAACGAGCCAAATATCCAGTATAAAAGTTCTTGAAATCACGATGATTAGAGATATGGAAGAGTATGATAATAGTCATAATTTCACTCATAGCCATTCTGCCAGAGCGCTTACGCTTGCGAGTACCATCGGTTAGACATTGTTGTTCCCATTGAGGAATAAACACAGTACAAAAATCATCGACATCACAAAATATATCCACTAAATTATTCATATGCCCTCTGCGTGATTGATTAATCTTGGTCGAGAGCTCTGATCACAAAGAGGGTTGTTAGTTCAATTTTTTATCCCGAGTTCAGGTTACTTAGCCCCATCTTTGAAGAGCAATTTCACCCGTCAAGCTACGGCTATAGGCCAAGGCGAAGTTGTCACGATGCGATCAACAAAGCGACATTGTTTATGCGTCGGTACGAGCTTAAACATGTAGTGGATATGGACTTGTCAAAGTATTTCGATAAATTAGACCACGGGCTAATCTTATCAAGCATCGAAAAGCGAGTTAGTGATGGTAGCGTGCTAAAGCTGCTCGTTCAGTTTTTGAAAAGTGGTGTGATGGTAGATGGGCACAAGCAAGCGACAGAAGTAGGGAGT is a window of Shewanella sp. VB17 DNA encoding:
- a CDS encoding IS982 family transposase — translated: MNNLVDIFCDVDDFCTVFIPQWEQQCLTDGTRKRKRSGRMAMSEIMTIIILFHISNHRDFKNFYTGYLARFYKSDFPNLLSYTRFLEVMPSAVIPMCSYFSSLKSEPTGIEFVDSTSIKVCHNLRIPRHKTLSALASRGKGTMGWFYGFKLHLIVNHQGGIVAAKITPANVHDTKPVKEMVVESMDKLYADKGYIGKALASDLLESGVTIINNVRKDMKEKALSLWDRAMLSRRFIIETINDQLKNISQIEHTRHRSVHGFMLNVIGGLVAYQLKENKPQLNITSAEFNTISVFR